Proteins from one Cicer arietinum cultivar CDC Frontier isolate Library 1 chromosome 3, Cicar.CDCFrontier_v2.0, whole genome shotgun sequence genomic window:
- the LOC101498371 gene encoding uncharacterized protein, with translation MFLNKYFPEDIRNRKEMEFVKLEQGNMSVVEYAAKLEELSRYYPLYVGEAGENSKCIKFEMGLRIYDEDSRAEKAHYRNTGTMKDKRPMHHNRGKPYSFPPSKSVSRLNYQQYSFSSGKGASSGNGKRNGNSYSYGSGRGKPNGRGVSNENSNNRSQVSSNNNGNNGDPTTPIRCHRCGKQGHMEYECRDAGITCFNCQQQGHISTTCPYPRKTPQPGNQSSQASQPKSNGRVFALSGAGASEKDNLIQGTCLISDTPLFMLFDCGATHSFVSLDCLDV, from the exons ATGTTTCTAAATAAGTATTTCCCTGAAGATATTCGTAATAGAAAGGAGATGgaatttgttaaattggaaCAAGGAAATATGTCAGTAGTagagtatgctgctaagttgGAGGAATTATCCAGGTACTATCCACTCTATGTTGGAGAGGCAGGAGAAAATTCTAAGTGCATCAAGTTTGAAATGGGACTCAG GATTTATGATGAGGATAGTCGTGCTGAAAAGGCACATTACCGAAACACTGGAACCATGAAGGACAAGAGGCCTATGCATCATAATAGAGGAAAACCTTACTCTTTTCCTCCTAGTAAATCTGTAAGTCGTCTGAATTATCAACAATACAGTTTTTCATCTGGAAAAGGAGCTAGTAGTGGTAACGGAAAAAGAAATGGAAATAGTTATAGTTATGGGAGTGGTAGAGGAAAACCCAATGGACGAGGAGTTAGTAACGAAAATAGTAACAACAGGAGTCAAGTCTCGAGCAACAACAATGGTAATAATGGTGATCCAACTACTCCTATCCGATGCCACAGGTGTGGTAAGCAGGGTCACATGGAATATGAATGTAGAGATGCTGgaattacttgttttaattgtcaacaacaagGCCACATTAGCACCACATGCCCCTACCCAAGGAAAACTCCACAACCTGGAAACCAGAGTTCCCAAGCCAGCCAACCTAAATCCAATGGAAGAGTCTTTGCCCTCAGTGGTGCAGGAGCGTCTGAGAAAGACAACTTGATCCAAGGTACATGTCTCATAAGTGATACTCCTTTATTTATGCTATTTGATTGTGGTGCCACTCATTCCTTTGTGTCTCTTGACTGTTTAGACGTTTAG